The Lolium rigidum isolate FL_2022 chromosome 2, APGP_CSIRO_Lrig_0.1, whole genome shotgun sequence genomic interval CTCGGACACCGACCTCACTCTACGTCACAGCTGAGCTACGCCTACGCGAGCTCCCGTCATGGTGCCAAGGCTGGAGAGCGAGTTCCAGCTCCCCAACTCCGAGCATGAGAACTCCCTCTTCCTCCGCTCCCTCATCTCCGTCGTGTCTGGTGACACCGCCGCCGTCGTCCCGACGCTGCACCAAAAGCCGTCGACGCCACCCTTTGCTGCCCCCGCCGCTCCCGCGTGCGCCAGCTGCGGCGCGAATGGGTGCCTGGGCTGCGAGTCCGCGGAGACCACGGCCTCGAGCAGCGAGGGCCAAGAACGCTCCCCCGCGAGCTGCGTGGAGGATGGCGGCGTGCGGAAGCGGCGCGCGAGGAAGGGAGACAAGTTCAGGGGCGTGCGGCAGCGGCCGTGGGGCAAGTGGGCGGCGGAGATCCGCGACCCGCACCGCGCCGTGCGGAAGTGGCTAGGCACCTTCGacaccgccgccgacgccgcgcgcGCCTACGACAGTACAACGTCGCGGCGCTCGAGTTCCGCGGCCGCCGCGCCAAGCTCAACTTCCCTATCGCCGCCGCGTCATCAACAGCGTCGGCCTCTTCTTGGGCGGCTGCGCAGCCGCAGCGCTTTTCGGATAGCCATCGCGAGACCTGCTGTTCAAAGGCGTCGTCGCCGGTGCACGTATCGTGGCTGCCGGAGCAAGGAAAGCCGGTGGCGAGGGAGCATGAGATTGAGATCTGGGGTGGGTTATACTTATACGAGATCATGATGATGGACGATTGCAAATTCTGAGTTTTCGAACCTCCATTAATCAACACAGCTTTAGCAATACAACTTGGTAGGACCGTGCTAATAGAACGGAGCCAAGGACAAGGGCATCCATGTGAGTATGTGACTGGCAGTAGCGTCGCTGCTCAGTCAACCCACCAGTGCAATCCGTTTTCACGCTGCTTAAGAAAAAGTGGAATTCGGGGTAGAACTACAGTAACCATGGGTTTATTCGTTGCTTGGCAAGAACAAGAAGGAAGAAGCCACCGTTCCATTCAAAATCAGTCAAGCTGGTCAATTAGTTGCTTCCGTTCGCTTTTGACTGATTGAAGCGACTGAAACTTATACCAATACAACTGGAATTTACATCCAGTTTTCAATGTCCTACTTTGCTAGATTTAGTTTTTACTCGCTGCACAAGTGCCCCCTTTCaagatagttttttttttttttttgaatttcaaaagggCGTAGCAAGTCCCCACCTAAATATATTTTATTCAAAGTTGCCCCTGATGTTTTTCAGCCACTACAAGATAGGTTCGAATGAATCGGAATTTACAGGGGAAACACAAGGGGAGAGATAAAGgtaaaaaaaaacacacacaccGAACAACACACACGGGCAAGGGAGACAAGGAGGTCACTCCGAGAAACCTTGGAGACAGGTGACTGATGAGAAAACACATCGTGATGCAAGCACAATAATTACAAGGAAGAGCCAGCAGGACATGACAATGCGGGAGGGACAAACCCAACTCGATGCATCACTAGAGTAATCGAACGGCCTTGGTCAGCCGAGACTCAGCCACGACACTCCACCGTCGACTAACCGAAAGACAACACGCATCCGATACCACACGGAGCCCTGACACCACCTGTGTCGAGGGTGTGGCCAAAAGTTCGGGCGCGGCCGAGATGATGCCACGACGCATGTGTGCCATCGCCTGGGGTCGAAGGGCATTGCAGAGCAGAGACACGCCATAGAGCACCCTCGCATGGAGCACCCTCACCGCACATGGGGGTGGCCAGTGTATTCAAAAGACATAGCACCACCGAGGACAAGCTCAAACCCACCTAGGTCCGATATACCCAAAGGGTGAGCTATCTGAAAGCATGTGCGAAGATCACCTGCGCCGAACGCCATAGAGCTCCGACAAGAACCCGATGCAAGAGCCTAGCAACCAACACGTAGAAGCCACCACCACTGCCACTACTCGCCTCGCATCTTCTCCACCATTTCTTCCTTACAACTGGTTGCTCTAGTTGTGCAAAAGGGGACGAAGATAGATGTTTACCGAAGAGAGCTTGAAGGACTGATTTGCAAAAATTAATATTGTAAGTCATAATTTCATGTAAGTAGATATTAATTGTGAGATATATTGAAAAACAtcattctaccaagaagaagaaacgTGAACACAAATATCTAGTAACATTAAATCCATTTATACTCTTCGGTCAAAATCATCATGGATTCTTATTAATTTTGCCTAGAAATATTCAAAGTTTCATACCTAGACTCTCCTAAACATACGTCAATACAGCCGATGGTCAAAATCGTCATGGATTCTTATTAATTTTGCCTAAGCAAGCCACACAAAAAATCTGGATAGCGTGTCTGAATAGCACAATCTCATCATCACCATCAAATATTTGAGTTTCTGACAAAGTGTCCTACAATATTTGACTTGCTTAGGCAAAGTGTGGATCTCACTATGGTGTTCCAACTGTCACTGGATTTTGTTCAATACATTTCGCAAGATTAGAAATCTATCATCCTGAAATATGTCCACAAGTTTGAGATTTTGTAAATCTCTCAAGTCAGGTCGACCTTTCAAGACGAGTTCTTCTGCTTACTAGAACCACATAAACTTGATGAAATATATCACTACACATAATTTAGTGAGTAAATGACACTTCACGAATATTTGCCTAGTTGCAAGCTCTATATTCACTTCACCCTTCTTCATTTTTTCTTCATGTTTCTTCTTTTTGTTGATTGTTAAATTCAAATCTTCCAAAATAAGCATTTTTTCCTTGTGGATAGTACTTCCACTCTGCTTTCAAATTCCTAATAATGCATCCACACATCAAGTCATAGAAATTTTGCTTGTTGCAAAAAATCCAAATCGAGCAAATCCTATAATAGTGTACATCGCTGGATTCGGAGGTATTGTTCCCGCCGTCATTGAAAGGTTCACTGTCCTCGTTTGTGCCccatgtgacataggcatccccaatcctgccaaagatggtacccggggtttactgaaggcccacgacccgaagtttatgaagcccggaagcccaattaagagatagtttggaaagatagagttgtattaggaataataacttgtaactattacgggacgaactcaaagagtctcccggactttgtaacttgtatagcacgaaaccctcgactccgcctcctatataagggggagtcgagggagaaagagaggatcgattttattgtcaacataaaactagttttctagcagtcgagtacttttccggctgaaccctcgataTCTACTTGCACTCTACTTcatacgaaaaccctagtctacaatctgtaggcattcacaagtcgataccttgtcaccatGACACCAAGGTTGGACGAGATGGGGTCGTGAGTGGCGGCAGATCAAGCAGAAGCTGCCATGGTAAAGCTGccatgatgaaggtgccttgcggTGGAGTCGAGAGGCTCCTCCGGGCCTCAGAGTCAGGCGAGGCAAATCCTGGGCACTGGAATCGTCGAGGAACAAACGGCAACCATGTTTGAGTTGTGTTGGCAGGGGAAGGCGTGGGAGGTCACGGAGATGCCGACCCTGGGACGGTGATACCCTCCACCGTCGATTGTGATGGTCTTGGCGGCAGGGATGGGATTTCGACGATGGTGGCGGAGTTGGAAGAGAAGAGTTTGAGGAGAGAAGGTGTCTGGGGAGCAGCGTTGGATATTATGTAGGTGTCTCTCAAAATGAGGCTTGGAGCCCTACTTTGAGAGGCAAAATCGACTACTTTAGAGGTTGTGCATTAAATTTTTTTGAAGACAGCGGATAGGGCATCTGCTATAGCTGGTTTTTGACCGCCGGCCTGCATAATTCGTGAAATTGTGCAGATTGGTGACATCTGCTATGTAGACGTATTTCAGTGAGTAGGTAAATCCGTATCTAAATAAAACGTAGTCACCTGTATTTCTTAACGGAGTGAGTACTTCGGAACATCCCAAAGTCGCCTATCTCGTACTAGAGTGAGTACTAGGACTTGGTGGCACGAGCCGGGCTGAAAGCAACATTCAGTTTCGGACTGTATCAGCTGGGTACGCCGACATCCAACGTCGGCGAGGACGCGAAGAGCACGTCTCACCATCCATCTCCCTCGAGCCGACCTCAGCCGCGCGTGGTAGAAAACGACGGTCCAGATCGATCGGGCCTTATCCTGTACTACGCGTCGCTTTCACGATGTGGGAACTCGGATCATCCTTCTTCCACAAGTGGCCAAGTTCAACCACGCCTTCATTTTGTCAGCGTTATGTACGTTTCTATTTTCTAATTTGCACCGTCACCTCATGGACGTGATAGTTTATTCTAAACTAATTAACCCGTCCTTGTTCAACGAGTGGTCAAGGTCAAACACTCCTGTGTCAGCGTTCACTTCGACAGACAGCGCTGCACAGTATGGAAACCGGCCGGTTTCCAGCTAATGACGTTTTTATTTTCTACTACCTCTGTTTTATGATAGTACATTCGCATCTAAATAAAATTTGTGATACTTATTTTAGGACGGACAAACTATTGTGCAACATCGTGGAAATAATAGTTTGCTAAACTTATCTTCGGAACTCTGATCGGTTTTGAGCTGATAGCCGGGAAACTCTTGTTCACCAACAGGCCACTCCAATGTAACTTCACAGCGAGTTCAATGCATTAGGATAAATAATAAATTCTCTGTTGATTAGCCTTTATGATTTTATTAGTAATAATCTAGCAAAAGGGGGATTATTGAGAACAGGTGCAATGCCCTCAGCTGAGTACAGTGCATCACATCGAGCTGGGAAAATCGCTTTGGAGCTCGCAATACATGTAGCTCgctttttttaaataaaaaactTGATAATGACGTCATAAAATTTCAAAGAATTATGGGAAAAAATATCCTGATATATActggaagaaagcaaaaaaaacatAGACCCGAAATTATAAATTCTGATAAATTATGGGGGCTTGGAAATGTGTATTGTTCACTATACTCAACTCTACATTTCTTGCAATTTTTAATTTACAACATAAATGAGGGCCCTTCCTCATTGAAAAGTTCTCCAGACACATGAGCTCCTACAAGCATGCAAAATAGCATTGCggacttttttatttttattttaggcTACCTTGAAATGAAAATATCAGATAATTTTTGTATATTTAAACTTTTTTACTCAAACCCATATTTTGTCATTTGTGTGTTGATACAAGTCATTTTCAATTGATAGGTTGCACGTTTGTGGTAAACCACTAGCTACATTCTCAAATTATTTTCTTCCAAAAAACtcagaaatatgattttttataaTATTTTTAAAAGGAAATCACTAGTGTCCATGTGGACCAAATGTCCTTTCCTTCTTCATGTTTATAAAATTtataacttagagcatctccagccgcgtcctccaaaccgccccccaaagggatttggggcgcgccggaccaaaaatgctatccagccgcgtcccccaaagcccttttttgtccggcgcgtccctatacggtgtccggcgccccgagcccgtcccacaggggacgcaccggggacgccggacacaacgaaaagcgaggcggggagtggcggggccgacccgtcagcggcacaattaatttaaacctaaccgtcgccacctcgcgacggaagttagtgGCGCGCAGCCGACGATGCGGTttccgcagagggcgcagcgacgcgtcccatcgcgcctagctctgcgtgccggcgtaatgagcgccaccgctcctccgcctccctccggcctataaaaaggggtgcctctcatcgtccctctcacacacaaaccctagcgcctccctcccaaaccctagccgccaccatctctcaacaagactcgacgctatgtctggtagaggcgcaggccgacctcgcggccgcggccgtggtcgtggtcgtggctgcggcatagctgaacgctcgccgtcgcctcccacgccgtcgtcttcgtcggagatggacgtggagccggacgtcctgttcgagttcgtccacgtcctcaagggcgacccgcgcggcatccgcaggctgccggactccttcgccgagtacgtcggcggcgtacgcccgcgcaagatgcatccgcgggagcattcgtgcggcttcgccggtggatcgtcgacgcgatctacgacgcgcgcggcaagatgtacctcaacatcggccgggagaagttcgcgcgccaccacagcctccaagccggcttcatcctcgtgttctcctacttcggcaacaggggacatgagcgtcaaggtcttcgacgagaggcgctgcctccgggactaccacgccgacggggactcccacgacgacggcagaccgacgaggaggacgaccgagtgttgtttcttcgcggcgaatacgtgcacggaggtttcgcatgttcgcctcatcggtagaaccaacaacggcaccatcctcccgctggattttccagcttaGGTGACCGGGTGTGGCCTCGAGTGttgtttcttagcagcgaacacaggaaaccttcgatgcacggcctagttaggtttagtttttttgcaatattttatatttgtgtccaccatggttcaaactatgtattagtttgtggaaaaccatgttccaaactatgttttggtgtaaaccacgttcccaattatgtattagtttgtggaaattgaaataaaaatgccaaaaaaattattttaaatgtttggggcggcgtttgggggacgcggctggggagcgacgtcccccaaacgcggcacgagcaaaacacgtcccccaaacgctcaatccggcgcggtttgggggacgctttggggacgcgactggagatgctcttagccatgCAAGATTGCCAAAATATGCACCGACTGGTCAAAATCACCAGATGTTGCCAAAGTGATATTTGCCTAAAAGCCAGCCAAATTTCACTAGATAACGTGTGTGGACAGGACAGCTGAAAATTGGTcacagccagccagccagccgtCAGGGGACTGTAAACGTGTTCTAAATGCGCATGGACATTCTCGATCAAGTATAAAACCCACGGAAGCAAACAACCTGAAACATCAGAGCAGAATCATCACCAGAACTCAACTCAGATCGCAAAACTTTCTCGACACACCGACCTCACTCTACGCCACAGCTGAGCTACACGAGCTGCCTGTCATGGCGCCGAGGCTGGAGCGCGGGTTTCAGTTCCTCAACTCCGAGCAAGAGAACTCTCTCATCCTCCGCGCCCTCATCTCCGTCGTCTCCGGGGACACCGCCGCCGTCGTCCCCACGCTGCTGCACCTCGAGCAGTCCACGCCGCCCAGGTTAGCTGCTCCCGCCGCTCCCGCGTGCGCTAGGTGCAGCGTCGACGGGTGCCTCGGCTGCGACCTCGCCACCGCCGTGGCGGCGACGACCGGCTCGAGCAGCGAGGGCGAAGAGTGCTCTGCCGCGAGCTTCGTGAAgaatggcggcgtggccaagcgTCGTGCGAGGAGGCCGGGGAGCAAGTTCCGCGGCGTGCGGCAGCGGCCGTGGGGCAAGTGGGCGGCGGAGATCCGCGACCCGCACCGCGCCGTCCGcaagtggctcggcaccttcgacaccgcCGCCGAGGCCGCGCACGCCTACGACGTCGCCGCGCTCGAGTTCCGCGGCAGCCGCGCCAAGCTCAACTTcccggcagccgccgccgcgtcgttgtCGGCGTCCGCCTCCGTTTCTTCATGGGCAACcatgcagccgcagccgcagccgcggcGCTTGCCGGAGAGCCATCATGAAAACTGCGGTTCAAATGCGTCGTCTCCCGCGCACGTACCGCGGCTGCCGGAGCAGGGGACGCCGGTGTCGAGGGAGCAGGAGATTTGGGATGGGCTACACGAGATCATGATGCTGGACAGTGCCAGCTTCTGAGCTACGAACCTCCATCAGTCTAACACAACATCAGCAATACAACTTGGTGGCATGGAACCAAGGACAGAAGGATCAGTGTGACTGGGAGTATATCAAGGAATTTGAGGTAGAAGAACAACAAGAAGATAGGAACAGAAGGAAGCCAGCCGCCGTTCCATTCGTGATCTTTCTAGATAGTTGATTCGTTGCTTCCGTTCGCCTTTTCCCGCAAGCAAACGACTGATTCGATTTAGATCAAAGAGACAGTCAGACAGAGACATATACGATTGAAATCAATCTGAAGTGCACGTACATCAGAGAACTTCAAACTCGTCTGTATGCCACGGACGACCAACGAGACCATGCTCCTCGCAAGTTCTTTTTCCTACTCCATCCGATTTATATTATTTATTGCTGATATAAATATATCTAGAAGTGACCATTTATATGAATCGAAGGAAGTATTAGTTTGTTTTCGCTACGGTCCCTTTTTTCCCCTCTTTATCCAGTTTGAGATACCCATGTAAATAACGTTGTTTTTATCTAATGGAATAGGGGAGCACATGCCTTAACCTTTACATTTTCCACACGGTAAATTTTCTAATTtaacattcttacaagccaaattgtTAATTATTTTTAAAACGTCTATTCACCTTCTCTATACTACATCTTGTTTTTTTCACTTGTGCTAGCGCCTCCGATGGCCAGATGTTGCGATGTGAAAGAGTAGGAACACTCATAATCATGCCCTAAAGAGTACACAAGTTTGCCGAACCTCACTAATCTTCGCGCTATCACCAAATTGTGATTGTTTGGTTTGAgcatggtaagagcatctccagtctcgtCCTCCAAAGGATTTACGGCGCGCCGGACGTTTGACCGCCCCTAACCCCTAGCCGCGTGTCCCAAAGCCTTTGTCGGTCTAGCGTGGACCAATACGGTGTCCGACACCCCGAGCTCATCCCCGCTACATAGGGGACACTGCGGGGGCGCCAGATGCAACTAAAAGCGACGCAGTGATTGGTGGGCTAACCGTGTCAGACACACAGGTTTTGCGCGCACCCATTGCCCACCACAGGCCAAGAAAAATAAATTTTCACCCAACGACGATGCAGTTTCCCCAGACGTGCAGGGACACGTCTCGTCGCGCCCTTTCCAGCGTGCTGGCATTTTAATGTGTGACACCTTCCCCTCGCTTGCCTCCGGCGTATGAAATGGGGTGCTCGCTCATTCTCCTTATTACACAACCCTAGTGTTGCACATCCACAACCCTAGCGCCGCTACAATGCCACCCAACTTAATCCATACGCGCTCCATGGCGGGTTCACTGGCCGCGGTCGAACGCTGTCGCGGCCAAGGCAGGGGCGGCCATGTTGCATGCTCACCATCGCATACACTTTCACCGTCACATGCACGCTCACCGTCGCCCGAGGAAGAGCAGAAGGAGTGCCTCCACGACAAGTACTTCTAGTTTGTCGTTCACATCAACGATGACCCTTTCAGCAAGAGGAACCTGCCGAACAACTTCGGGGAATTTACCGTCGGCTGGGAGCCGCCAGGGTGACTTCTGCCTGTGGCCCGTGGAGTTCTTCTTCAACGGGCAAGGGAAGATCAACCTCCATAccagctgggagaagttcgcccgTTTTGTCAATAAGTAGGTTGACTACTTGGTGAACTTCCTCTACGAAGGCGACAACGAGataagcgtcaaggtgttcgacgacgagTTTTGCTGTATACACTACCATGGCAATGACACAagtgacgacaacgacgacgacaacAGAGAAGGTGAGGGCCAGTAGAAGCTCTAGTCTAGGTTTCTATGATCTCCCTTTGTGGCTGccaaggtttctggatgttcatcGGCCGTTTCAATGTTTTTCAATGCAAAAGCGATGGAGCATCTTCAAAATCATGaataaaatatttattttaaataaacaTATTTTGGGAGGAGTGTTTTGGGGACGCGGCTCGGTAGAGACGTGCCCCAAAAGCAGCACCACGCGGTGTCGGCCCCCAAACACTCCATCCAGGGCTATTATGGGACACGGTttgaggacgcgactggagatgctctaatagatttggtagtttttttttggcaaaacaaCAAAAGTTTGAAAACATTAGAATTAATGGGTGCATGTCCATCAGTGTGACCAATCTGTTGCTGGCGCGGCGGGGTAGACAGAAAACTTTGTTTTTTTTGCGAATTGCAGACAGTAAACTAAAACATATGCTTCTAGTACTTGGTCACAAAAGATCAATGCAAGGGTCACATAAAGAGACGTCCGCTCCGATCTAAATaacatcttttttttcttcttttaaagCGTCTCGCGATGATAGCAGACGGCCGACGACCACGACGGCTGGGATGCGATTACCacgtctcatgatctatctctcatGTTAATTAGGTGGGCCCACCTGATCCGGCGCCGACCTGAACCTGCCCATCAGGCTACGATACATCGTGCTTACCCAAAGATATGCCCAACAAATTTGAGATCTTGGATCCTGAttgtgatgacgaggaggaacacATGTCTAGCAACGGGAAGAATCCCAGTGATAGAGGTGAAGAATCTGTGACGGTGGGCAGCGGCAAATTGGCCACGGAT includes:
- the LOC124688537 gene encoding ethylene-responsive transcription factor ERF109-like; translated protein: MAPRLERGFQFLNSEQENSLILRALISVVSGDTAAVVPTLLHLEQSTPPRLAAPAAPACARCSVDGCLGCDLATAVAATTGSSSEGEECSAASFVKNGGVAKRRARRPGSKFRGVRQRPWGKWAAEIRDPHRAVRKWLGTFDTAAEAAHAYDVAALEFRGSRAKLNFPAAAAASLSASASVSSWATMQPQPQPRRLPESHHENCGSNASSPAHVPRLPEQGTPVSREQEIWDGLHEIMMLDSASF